The Hujiaoplasma nucleasis DNA window TTCAAGTAGCTTGTCTTATGCCTGGAGATATTAAAACTGACTTCACTCAAAACCGAACCAAACCATATCAAAATGAAAATCACTTATATGATGAACGAATTAAAAATTCATTAATGCGTATGGAAAAAGATGAAGAAAATGGAATGGATCCAATAAGAATAGCAAAAAAAATATATAAGATGATTAACCAAAGAAAAATGCCTATAAGAACAACTGTAGGGTTATCTTATAAAACAATTAGGGTCTTACAAAGAATTTTACCTGAAAAATTTATTTATTTTATTGTAAAGAAATTATATGGATAAGGATGATGATTTTTGAAAATATTTATTGATAAAAGATTTATACCTAGAGAAAGATATGATGAACTTGTAGATAGATATAGTGAACACGAGCTTGTGCATGATTTACATAAGCATAAAGATATCGAAATATTCTTTGGTTTAAATGCAACTTTATTAGAAGTGGACTTATCAGACTATAAAAAACTAAAATGGATTCAACTATATATGGCAGGTTTTGATAATGTTGATGTGGAATCTTTGAAAAGAAAAAATATATTAGTATCTAATGCTAGAGATATATTCTCTATAACCATTGCTGAAGATATCATTGCTAAAATTTCTTTTTTTAATAGAAATACTAGAGAATTTCTTGATGACATGAAAATAAAAGCATGGAATCCAATCCCGAAAGACTATGAGATATGGCATTCCAATATTGGTATTGTCGGAACTGGTTCAATTGGATTGGAAACGGCGAAAAGGCTAAAATCTTTTCAACCTAAGAAAATCATGGGTCATCGCCGGGAGAATAAAGCTGTTCAATATTTTGATGAAATCTATGTTGGTGATCAAGGTCTAGAAGAAATGATTAAGCAAGCAGATTATTTAATTCTAGCAATACCATTAAATTCTGATACTAAGTATATGATTGATAAAGAAAAACTACTTCTTATGAAAGAAGAAGCATTATTGATAAATGTTGCTAGAGGACAAGTGATTGTCCAAGATGATTTAATTCAAGTGTTAGAAACTAAGAAAATTAGAGGAGCAGCTTTGGATGTAACAGATCCTGAACCACTTCCTAAAGATTCTAAATTATGGACACTAGATAACTGCTTTATAACACCTCATAACGCTTCATCAAGCCGACATATGAAGACTAGATTGTTTGAGTTAACCTTAGAAAACTTAGATTTGTATTTAAAGGGTCAAGAAGTCAAGTATTTATTATAATAAAAACGTGTAGATTTAATTTATCTACACGTTTTCTTTATTTAATAAAAGCTCTATTTGATTTTCAATTTTGTGTGGTTCTATTCTTGAACCATAACGACCAAAGACTTGACCTTGTCTATCAATAAGAAATTTTGTAAAATTCCATTTAATCTTTGAACCCAATAGCTTATTGATGATGGTAGGTTTTTCATTTTCTTCTCCAGGATATTCATCATTTGGCTTCATATCTTTTAGGTACTTGTAAAGCTCAATAGCATCTTTTCC harbors:
- a CDS encoding NAD(P)-dependent oxidoreductase, translating into MKIFIDKRFIPRERYDELVDRYSEHELVHDLHKHKDIEIFFGLNATLLEVDLSDYKKLKWIQLYMAGFDNVDVESLKRKNILVSNARDIFSITIAEDIIAKISFFNRNTREFLDDMKIKAWNPIPKDYEIWHSNIGIVGTGSIGLETAKRLKSFQPKKIMGHRRENKAVQYFDEIYVGDQGLEEMIKQADYLILAIPLNSDTKYMIDKEKLLLMKEEALLINVARGQVIVQDDLIQVLETKKIRGAALDVTDPEPLPKDSKLWTLDNCFITPHNASSSRHMKTRLFELTLENLDLYLKGQEVKYLL